From Anaerohalosphaera lusitana, one genomic window encodes:
- the rpmJ gene encoding 50S ribosomal protein L36: MKVRSSVKRICENCKIVRRKGVVRVICSADPRHKQRQG; encoded by the coding sequence ATGAAAGTACGTAGTTCGGTAAAACGTATTTGTGAGAACTGCAAGATCGTCAGACGCAAGGGCGTCGTACGGGTTATCTGCTCTGCGGATCCACGACATAAGCAGCGTCAAGGCTAA
- the rpsM gene encoding 30S ribosomal protein S13: MPRIVGVDVPNDKPLWVALTYIHGVGKHIADVIIKEAKVDREMRANKLTEDEVSRIAQIIQNNHVVEGQLRRRVAQNIGRLRDIRCYRGVRHQRGLPVRGQMTQSNARTRKGKKKTVAGKRSVKEMR, translated from the coding sequence ATGCCGCGTATAGTAGGTGTTGATGTTCCTAATGACAAGCCGTTGTGGGTTGCTCTGACTTATATCCACGGCGTAGGCAAGCATATAGCGGACGTGATCATTAAAGAAGCAAAGGTTGACCGCGAAATGCGAGCGAACAAGCTGACCGAAGATGAAGTCAGCCGTATTGCGCAGATCATCCAGAACAACCACGTCGTCGAAGGTCAGCTTCGCAGGCGTGTGGCCCAGAACATTGGTCGCCTCAGGGATATCCGCTGCTACCGCGGTGTCCGGCACCAGAGAGGTCTGCCCGTTCGAGGCCAGATGACCCAGAGTAACGCCAGAACCCGTAAGGGTAAGAAGAAGACCGTTGCGGGCAAGCGAAGCGTTAAGGAAATGCGTTAA
- a CDS encoding adenylate kinase, giving the protein MRIILLGPPGAGKGTQCKRIVDRYGLEHLSSGDILRAERAAGSELGKKAQSYMDSGGLVPDQLIVDMMIGAMKKAPKGYVLDGFPRTVVQAEELDKALQAADEKLDAVVNLEVPDEVVAGRMTGRRSCPECGAVYHIENLKPKVEGQCDNGCGELVQRDDDKPEVVANRLKIYHEQTAAVVGYYEKVGTEIISIDANQSVDGVTESVFKELDKVNG; this is encoded by the coding sequence GTGAGAATAATTCTACTAGGCCCTCCGGGTGCAGGCAAAGGCACTCAATGTAAAAGGATCGTAGACAGATACGGACTCGAGCATCTGTCAAGCGGCGACATACTCCGTGCGGAAAGAGCAGCAGGCAGCGAGCTCGGCAAAAAGGCTCAAAGCTACATGGATTCAGGCGGCCTGGTGCCCGATCAACTGATCGTCGACATGATGATCGGTGCGATGAAGAAGGCACCCAAGGGTTACGTCCTTGACGGTTTCCCGCGTACTGTCGTTCAGGCCGAGGAGCTCGACAAGGCTCTGCAGGCGGCGGACGAAAAGCTCGACGCTGTAGTGAACCTGGAAGTACCGGACGAGGTAGTTGCGGGCCGCATGACCGGCCGTCGAAGCTGTCCTGAGTGCGGTGCTGTATATCACATTGAAAACCTCAAGCCCAAGGTAGAGGGACAATGTGACAATGGTTGCGGCGAACTCGTCCAGAGAGACGATGACAAGCCGGAAGTAGTTGCGAACAGATTGAAAATTTATCACGAGCAGACCGCTGCCGTGGTAGGATATTACGAAAAGGTCGGCACTGAGATTATCAGTATTGATGCCAACCAGTCTGTTGACGGCGTAACTGAGTCAGTGTTCAAGGAACTCGATAAGGTCAACGGCTAG
- the rpsK gene encoding 30S ribosomal protein S11, with the protein MAKSTKRKVRKNIAKGIVNIKATFNNTLVTITDMDGAAICQCSGGQVGFKGSRKSTPFAAQRAAENAAKTAMRNGVREVEIKVNGPGSGRESAISALQQAGLRIAAIEDITPIPHNGCRPRKRRRV; encoded by the coding sequence ATGGCCAAGAGTACTAAACGAAAAGTAAGAAAAAATATCGCCAAGGGTATTGTTAATATCAAAGCTACGTTCAACAATACGCTGGTAACGATCACAGATATGGACGGCGCTGCAATTTGCCAGTGTTCCGGCGGACAGGTCGGCTTCAAGGGTTCTCGTAAGAGCACTCCTTTTGCCGCTCAGCGTGCTGCCGAAAACGCTGCAAAGACAGCAATGCGTAACGGTGTCCGCGAAGTCGAGATCAAAGTCAACGGCCCGGGTAGCGGAAGAGAATCTGCGATCTCCGCTCTGCAGCAGGCTGGCCTCAGGATCGCCGCCATAGAGGACATCACTCCGATTCCTCACAATGGCTGTCGTCCACGCAAACGCAGAAGAGTATAG
- a CDS encoding DNA-directed RNA polymerase subunit alpha, which yields MRITWRGLELPTRFERDTEISTDRYGRFYVEPFERGFGTTVGNSLRRVLLSSLEGSAVTSIKIKGVDHEFTSMDGVLEDITKIILNVKQIIVHMDTDQPRTVVVKSSKAGEVTAGMIETDPSVEIINKDLVIATLTKDIDFEMEMEIESGRGYSPAAERIAEEDRFEQDTGLIVVDAIYSPVTRVRYKTEDTRVGQKTNYDKLILEIWTDGTVRPDMALVEAGKILRKCINPFVHYSEIGPETIEEEVVQKEAEEEAVDAELEEKLNTPIEELDLTVRSNNCLESMNIRTVRELAKMTEADLLKIRSFGKTSLREIRRKLADMGLTLGMTDV from the coding sequence ATGAGAATTACCTGGCGCGGATTAGAACTGCCAACGCGTTTCGAACGAGACACTGAAATTTCGACAGATCGCTATGGACGTTTTTACGTCGAGCCCTTCGAACGCGGCTTCGGTACGACTGTAGGTAACAGTCTCAGACGCGTTCTGCTCTCCTCGCTTGAAGGCAGTGCGGTTACATCTATAAAGATCAAGGGCGTTGATCACGAATTCACCAGTATGGACGGCGTTCTGGAAGACATTACAAAGATCATCCTCAACGTTAAGCAGATCATCGTCCACATGGATACCGATCAGCCCAGAACCGTTGTTGTAAAAAGCAGCAAAGCTGGCGAAGTTACCGCCGGCATGATCGAGACGGATCCCTCCGTTGAGATCATCAACAAGGACCTGGTCATCGCGACCCTGACCAAGGACATCGATTTCGAGATGGAAATGGAAATCGAAAGCGGCCGGGGCTATTCTCCTGCCGCCGAACGCATCGCCGAAGAAGATCGCTTCGAACAGGATACGGGGCTGATCGTTGTAGACGCTATCTACTCGCCGGTAACCAGGGTCAGATACAAGACCGAGGATACTCGCGTAGGGCAGAAGACAAACTACGACAAGCTCATCCTCGAGATTTGGACCGACGGAACAGTAAGGCCGGACATGGCACTCGTCGAAGCTGGAAAAATACTCAGAAAATGCATCAATCCATTCGTGCACTATTCTGAAATAGGCCCTGAAACCATCGAAGAAGAAGTTGTGCAGAAAGAGGCTGAAGAAGAAGCAGTCGATGCCGAGCTCGAAGAAAAGCTCAATACACCTATTGAAGAGCTCGACCTGACAGTGCGTTCAAACAACTGTCTTGAATCGATGAATATTCGCACTGTACGCGAACTGGCAAAAATGACCGAAGCCGATCTGCTCAAGATACGAAGCTTCGGCAAGACCAGCCTCCGCGAAATACGCAGAAAACTTGCCGACATGGGCCTGACCCTCGGCATGACCGATGTATAG
- the map gene encoding type I methionyl aminopeptidase, whose product MAITLRSRREIDLLRNAGAIVAKALSKLQQAVEPGISTGELDDMATAVAAEAGAATLFKGVESPYASQPFPGAICASINEQVVHGIPSHDIKLSDGDILSVDFGVKLNGYCGDSAMTMAVGNISPEKQRLMDVTQRLLDIAVETCKPGVKWSEVAGAMEKCALDAGFSVVEEFVGHGIGTEMHEEPKLQNFVNKELLRNDIMLKEGMILAVEPMVNMGKKSVKVLKDGWTVVTRDRKPSAHFEHTIAVVKGGCEVLTAR is encoded by the coding sequence ATGGCGATAACACTCAGGAGTCGCAGAGAAATAGATTTGCTCCGTAATGCAGGGGCAATAGTAGCAAAAGCTCTTTCGAAATTGCAGCAAGCAGTTGAGCCGGGCATAAGTACCGGCGAACTTGACGATATGGCCACGGCTGTCGCAGCCGAAGCAGGGGCCGCAACACTCTTCAAGGGTGTCGAAAGTCCCTACGCGAGCCAGCCGTTCCCAGGTGCGATCTGTGCATCGATTAACGAACAGGTCGTTCACGGTATTCCGTCTCATGACATCAAGCTCAGTGACGGCGATATACTCAGTGTCGATTTCGGCGTTAAGCTGAACGGCTACTGCGGTGATTCGGCCATGACCATGGCTGTAGGGAATATCTCTCCCGAAAAACAGCGGCTCATGGACGTAACCCAGCGGTTGCTCGACATTGCGGTCGAGACATGCAAGCCGGGCGTCAAGTGGAGCGAAGTCGCCGGAGCAATGGAAAAATGTGCCTTAGACGCTGGTTTTTCCGTTGTCGAAGAATTCGTCGGACACGGCATCGGAACCGAGATGCACGAGGAACCGAAGCTCCAGAACTTCGTGAACAAAGAACTGCTTCGCAATGACATAATGCTAAAAGAAGGGATGATACTGGCAGTAGAACCCATGGTCAACATGGGCAAAAAGTCAGTAAAGGTGCTCAAGGACGGCTGGACGGTTGTGACAAGAGATCGCAAGCCCTCCGCTCACTTCGAGCACACGATAGCAGTAGTAAAAGGCGGTTGTGAAGTCTTGACTGCCAGGTAA
- the rplQ gene encoding 50S ribosomal protein L17 translates to MRHRVAGRKLSRTSSHRLAMRRNMVASLFEHETISTTLEKAKEVRGFAEKLITLAKKGTLPARRQAIALLNNRDIYEEQDGENQKVGTVIGKLFTEIGPRYLDRPGGYTRIIKLSKRRLGDNGQLVLLQLVGEEAGSKKETEKSEE, encoded by the coding sequence ATGCGTCACAGAGTAGCAGGTAGAAAACTCAGTCGTACAAGCTCGCACCGTTTGGCGATGCGCCGAAACATGGTTGCCTCGCTGTTCGAGCACGAGACGATTTCGACTACGCTCGAAAAAGCGAAGGAAGTACGCGGATTCGCTGAAAAACTGATCACACTGGCAAAGAAGGGCACACTGCCCGCACGCAGACAGGCGATTGCACTACTCAACAATCGTGACATCTATGAAGAGCAGGACGGCGAAAACCAGAAGGTCGGAACCGTCATCGGCAAGCTCTTCACCGAGATCGGGCCTCGTTACCTCGACAGGCCTGGCGGCTACACCCGTATCATCAAGCTGTCAAAACGCAGGCTCGGTGACAACGGCCAGCTCGTTCTGCTTCAGCTCGTTGGTGAAGAAGCCGGCTCGAAAAAGGAAACCGAGAAAAGCGAAGAGTAG
- a CDS encoding GntR family transcriptional regulator produces the protein MAKQRAEKKIKHQYIYDVLCQDIIKGVYRPGQSLPTEKELAKRFKASRPTIARAMHELQHEGLIVRRQGQGTFVRQIQKTEKKTLGLLVHWQLWSENHRPDQSTTIFGIMIPEILRVASQFNYSLLLNDIPEGLVDPVERARSVCRRLVDSRVSGVFFTPLELIENSDAINKEIAAIFRDAGIAVVLLDRDITDSYHRSDLDIVGINNEQASLVLTHHLIESGCKKIDFISSSIHTTAINDRIRGYRIALEENGMEFDSNRVHLLESKLLRKSASEDSGHELIRLVREKQVDAFICVNDDTASDVINFFLQNGVRIPEDVRVVGFDDLPTSQNQQVPLTTIRQPIQALALESIRTMLSRIENPEMAARDILVKTELVVRDSCGSKLKS, from the coding sequence TTGGCTAAGCAGAGAGCAGAGAAAAAAATAAAGCATCAGTACATTTATGACGTCCTCTGTCAGGACATCATAAAGGGTGTATACAGGCCCGGACAAAGTCTACCTACAGAAAAGGAACTGGCGAAACGTTTCAAGGCTTCCCGTCCCACCATCGCAAGGGCCATGCACGAGTTGCAGCATGAAGGACTTATAGTTCGACGGCAGGGACAAGGTACATTTGTTCGCCAGATCCAGAAGACTGAGAAAAAGACACTGGGGCTTCTGGTTCATTGGCAGCTTTGGTCCGAAAATCACCGTCCTGATCAGTCGACCACTATTTTCGGAATTATGATTCCTGAAATCCTTCGCGTAGCGAGTCAGTTCAATTATTCGCTTCTGTTAAATGATATTCCCGAAGGCCTTGTCGATCCGGTTGAGCGGGCCAGAAGTGTATGCAGGCGATTGGTTGATTCCCGCGTTAGCGGTGTATTCTTCACCCCGCTCGAATTGATTGAAAACTCGGATGCTATTAACAAAGAAATTGCCGCCATTTTCCGTGATGCCGGTATCGCTGTTGTTTTGCTGGACCGTGATATTACCGATAGCTATCATCGCAGTGATCTTGATATCGTCGGGATCAACAATGAGCAGGCATCTCTCGTTTTGACCCACCATCTGATCGAATCGGGATGCAAAAAAATCGATTTCATTTCTTCTTCGATCCACACCACCGCTATTAACGACAGGATCAGAGGGTACCGCATTGCTCTTGAAGAAAATGGCATGGAGTTTGACAGTAATCGCGTTCATTTGCTTGAAAGTAAGCTTTTACGCAAGTCTGCATCCGAAGATTCCGGCCATGAATTGATACGGCTGGTCAGGGAAAAGCAGGTGGACGCATTTATTTGCGTCAACGATGATACCGCCAGTGACGTCATCAATTTCTTTTTACAGAACGGCGTAAGGATCCCGGAGGATGTACGAGTCGTTGGATTTGACGATCTTCCGACCAGCCAGAACCAGCAGGTTCCGCTGACCACTATCAGGCAGCCGATCCAGGCACTGGCCCTGGAATCGATCAGGACAATGCTAAGCAGGATCGAGAACCCGGAAATGGCAGCACGTGATATCTTAGTCAAAACCGAGTTAGTTGTCAGGGACTCTTGCGGCAGCAAACTGAAATCTTAA
- a CDS encoding IS3 family transposase (programmed frameshift) → MKRKNHSPEQIVKMLRQADAVIGSGGTVQQACRELGISEATYYNWRKQYGRMKLDQVKQLKALQKENAQLKKLVADQALDNAILKEALFGKLLSPARRRKAARHVQKSLAVSERRACKVIGQPRASQRYKPQQQPTNTALTSKIIELAKEHQSYGYRFITAKLRQHGWRVNHKRVQRIWRKEALQVPHRRKGRKTKGNSDNSCSVQKADYKDHVWTYDFVSDQSEDGRSLKFLTVLDEFTRESLTIEVGRSIKSGDVVETLEYLFAVRGVPGFIRSDNGPEFVASAIKKKLGKKNVETLYIEKGQPWENGFIESFNGKFRDEVLNRELFYSVKEAKVIVEQWRMEYNNHRPHSGLDYATPAEFAATCIASASPTAQLQQYTTDEKDNSLTVAGT, encoded by the exons ATGAAACGCAAGAATCACAGTCCCGAACAGATTGTCAAGATGCTCCGCCAGGCGGATGCTGTAATCGGCTCCGGCGGTACGGTCCAGCAGGCCTGCCGTGAGCTGGGCATCAGCGAGGCGACCTACTACAACTGGCGCAAGCAATACGGCCGCATGAAGCTCGACCAGGTCAAGCAGCTCAAGGCCCTGCAAAAAGAGAACGCCCAGCTCAAAAAGCTCGTTGCCGACCAGGCACTGGACAACGCCATACTCAAAGAGGCGCTTT TCGGGAAATTACTGAGCCCGGCCCGGAGACGCAAAGCGGCCAGGCATGTTCAAAAGAGTCTGGCCGTATCCGAGCGTCGGGCATGCAAGGTGATAGGTCAGCCGCGAGCCAGCCAGCGGTATAAACCTCAGCAGCAGCCAACGAACACGGCACTGACCAGCAAGATAATCGAGCTGGCAAAGGAACACCAAAGCTACGGCTACAGGTTTATAACGGCCAAGCTTCGTCAGCATGGCTGGCGTGTAAATCATAAACGAGTTCAACGAATATGGCGAAAGGAAGCATTACAGGTGCCTCACAGACGCAAAGGACGAAAAACGAAAGGCAACAGCGACAACAGCTGCAGCGTGCAAAAAGCCGACTACAAGGACCATGTCTGGACGTATGATTTCGTCAGCGACCAGAGCGAGGACGGTCGCAGTCTGAAGTTTCTCACGGTGCTCGATGAGTTCACGCGTGAGTCGCTTACGATAGAAGTAGGCAGGTCGATCAAGTCGGGCGATGTGGTTGAAACGCTGGAATACCTGTTTGCGGTCCGAGGCGTGCCTGGGTTTATACGTAGCGACAACGGGCCGGAATTTGTGGCTAGTGCGATCAAGAAGAAGCTCGGCAAAAAGAACGTCGAAACGCTTTATATCGAGAAGGGTCAGCCGTGGGAAAATGGCTTCATCGAATCGTTCAACGGCAAGTTCAGAGATGAGGTGCTCAATCGTGAGCTGTTTTATTCGGTTAAGGAAGCGAAAGTGATTGTCGAACAGTGGCGGATGGAATATAATAACCATCGGCCGCACAGCGGGCTGGACTACGCGACCCCGGCCGAGTTCGCCGCCACGTGCATTGCTTCCGCTTCGCCTACGGCTCAGCTACAGCAATATACGACAGATGAGAAGGACAACTCTCTAACAGTAGCTGGTACATAA
- the rpsD gene encoding 30S ribosomal protein S4: MGRYLGSSCKHCRREGMKLMLKGARCETGKCAVERRERHMAPGMHGWRRGRGSDYGVRLREKQKLKRYYGMQDKQFMRYFREAERLKGNTGVNLLQLLECRLDNVVYKLNFAPSRKAARQIVSHGHIYVNGRRVNIPDFAVTVGDKITVKNSDRSRKTIKDQLATNPNYTTQQWLQLNADKPEATMVSMPTRDDIQLVVEEQLVVEFCSR, encoded by the coding sequence ATGGGACGTTATCTTGGTTCATCTTGTAAACATTGTCGTCGCGAAGGGATGAAACTGATGCTCAAGGGCGCACGCTGCGAAACAGGCAAGTGCGCGGTAGAGCGTCGCGAGCGTCATATGGCTCCGGGCATGCACGGCTGGCGTCGTGGCAGAGGAAGCGACTATGGTGTGCGTCTACGCGAAAAACAGAAGCTCAAGAGATACTATGGCATGCAGGACAAACAGTTCATGCGGTACTTCCGCGAAGCTGAACGTCTCAAGGGCAACACGGGCGTAAACCTGCTCCAGCTTCTCGAATGCCGTCTGGACAATGTCGTTTATAAGCTCAATTTTGCTCCTTCACGCAAGGCTGCCCGTCAGATCGTATCTCACGGCCACATCTATGTGAACGGCCGCAGGGTCAATATCCCCGACTTTGCAGTAACCGTCGGCGACAAGATCACGGTCAAAAACTCCGATCGCAGCCGCAAGACCATTAAGGACCAGCTTGCGACAAACCCGAATTATACGACACAGCAATGGCTCCAGCTCAACGCCGACAAACCAGAAGCTACTATGGTATCGATGCCCACACGCGACGATATCCAGCTCGTAGTTGAAGAGCAGCTCGTTGTTGAATTCTGTTCAAGGTAG
- the secY gene encoding preprotein translocase subunit SecY codes for MLRSAINVFKIPDLRNKILFTIALLCIYRLGYHIPVPGFDTSAISDISRDAESPLGRVTEYLQMFSGGRLDRTSLFGLGIMPYISASIILMLLGEVLPALRKLRQEGPAGYKKIQEYTRYLTVPLCIVQAFMIMQLYKDYTYPGVAKQAMFMGVVGMTAGTLFLMWLGEQIDEYGIGNGISLLIMGGIVARMPGAIMTFAENTTMSLNAPEGMNGPHDIIFVIGAFIFVVAGAILITQGQRRIPIQQAKQMRGRRMYGGQRHYLPLRVNHGGVMPIIFASSLMMFPPVLFQQLGKIEGWGAAMARINEAFSPTAYTYNVVYVLLIFAFAYFWTTVQFQPKDMAKRLRDSGSFIPGLRPGHRTAEYLETVMVRITYFGAAFLAFIAVVPTVCAGLMGIPYTVAMFLGGTGLLITVSVSLDLVQKIESSLIMHNYEGFSDAGRIKGAFR; via the coding sequence ATGCTACGTAGTGCCATAAATGTATTTAAAATACCAGATCTGAGAAATAAGATTCTCTTTACGATTGCACTGCTGTGCATCTATCGGCTGGGCTACCATATCCCCGTGCCGGGCTTTGATACCAGCGCGATCTCTGACATCAGTCGCGATGCTGAATCACCGCTCGGTCGTGTCACCGAATATCTTCAGATGTTCTCCGGTGGCCGGCTCGACAGAACCAGCCTGTTCGGCTTGGGTATTATGCCGTACATTTCAGCATCTATTATTCTGATGCTGCTCGGCGAGGTACTCCCCGCACTGAGAAAACTCCGACAGGAGGGGCCTGCGGGCTATAAGAAGATTCAGGAATACACGCGGTACCTGACAGTGCCGTTATGTATAGTACAGGCATTTATGATCATGCAGTTATATAAGGACTATACATACCCAGGTGTTGCAAAACAGGCAATGTTCATGGGAGTGGTCGGCATGACAGCCGGTACCTTGTTCCTTATGTGGCTTGGCGAACAGATAGATGAATACGGCATCGGTAACGGCATCAGCCTGCTCATCATGGGCGGTATTGTTGCCAGAATGCCCGGTGCGATCATGACCTTCGCGGAAAACACGACGATGAGTCTGAATGCTCCGGAAGGTATGAACGGACCGCACGACATTATATTCGTGATCGGTGCCTTCATATTCGTGGTCGCAGGTGCGATCCTGATCACTCAGGGACAGCGTCGCATACCGATCCAGCAGGCTAAGCAGATGCGAGGCCGAAGAATGTACGGCGGACAGAGGCACTATCTGCCCCTGCGTGTGAATCACGGCGGCGTTATGCCCATCATCTTCGCGTCAAGTTTGATGATGTTCCCGCCGGTGCTGTTCCAGCAGCTTGGTAAGATCGAAGGCTGGGGCGCGGCGATGGCTCGTATAAACGAGGCGTTCAGCCCGACGGCTTATACATATAATGTTGTGTACGTGCTGTTGATTTTCGCTTTCGCGTATTTCTGGACAACTGTTCAGTTCCAGCCCAAGGACATGGCAAAGAGGCTGCGTGACAGTGGGAGCTTCATCCCAGGTCTTCGCCCGGGTCACAGGACAGCCGAATACCTTGAAACGGTAATGGTCAGGATAACATACTTCGGTGCAGCGTTCCTTGCGTTCATCGCTGTTGTTCCGACCGTTTGTGCCGGACTGATGGGTATCCCATACACCGTGGCAATGTTCCTCGGTGGTACAGGGCTTCTTATTACGGTAAGCGTCTCGCTTGATCTGGTACAGAAGATCGAATCAAGCTTGATAATGCATAACTACGAAGGTTTCAGCGACGCAGGAAGAATTAAGGGAGCGTTCCGGTGA
- the infA gene encoding translation initiation factor IF-1: MAKKDAIKLDATVVEALPNAVFKVELENGHQILAHVSGKMRMHFIRILPGDQVTVEMSPYDLTRGRIVLRK, from the coding sequence ATGGCGAAGAAGGATGCGATCAAATTGGACGCCACTGTAGTTGAGGCCCTGCCCAACGCGGTGTTCAAAGTAGAGCTGGAAAACGGTCACCAGATACTGGCGCACGTCTCCGGCAAAATGAGAATGCATTTTATCCGTATTCTGCCAGGTGATCAGGTAACCGTAGAAATGAGCCCATACGATCTTACGCGTGGGCGAATAGTACTGAGAAAATAG
- a CDS encoding HIT family protein yields the protein MPDCIFCKIVKGEIPSNKLYEDEQVLAFLDIGPLSEGHSLVIPKDHFERFDQCPPDTLAKVIAAANKLAKAVAAATECDGYNVLCNTGRAAGQAVDHVHFHIIPRNQGDGLFDGWPAGEYEPGKAEKVADTIRKNL from the coding sequence ATGCCCGATTGCATCTTTTGCAAAATCGTCAAAGGCGAAATACCCAGCAATAAGCTCTACGAAGATGAGCAGGTTCTGGCCTTTCTTGACATAGGCCCGCTCAGCGAAGGGCACTCACTCGTGATCCCGAAGGACCACTTTGAACGTTTTGATCAGTGCCCGCCGGACACACTCGCCAAAGTGATCGCTGCAGCCAACAAACTCGCAAAAGCAGTCGCCGCCGCAACCGAATGCGACGGCTACAACGTACTTTGCAACACCGGCAGGGCGGCAGGACAGGCGGTTGATCATGTGCATTTCCACATAATACCGCGTAACCAGGGCGACGGCCTGTTCGATGGCTGGCCCGCGGGCGAATACGAACCGGGCAAGGCCGAAAAGGTCGCCGATACGATTCGCAAAAATCTTTGA
- a CDS encoding GreA/GreB family elongation factor codes for MQDMMPISFTGREKLFEDLEKLEKDAVETRQRVAEAREEGDLKENGAYIYGRQNLGFIEGRMGEIRAKINHSQPRDCTEVSCEKAGFGTVVTVRNLDTDQKIIWQLLGPYDADLTEDSISILSPVGEALVGLKVGDKVSVEVPRGELQFEMLDIGKSEFK; via the coding sequence ATGCAAGATATGATGCCAATATCGTTTACTGGCCGTGAGAAGCTTTTTGAGGACTTGGAAAAACTGGAGAAGGACGCCGTCGAAACGCGTCAGCGAGTAGCTGAAGCTCGCGAGGAGGGTGATCTCAAGGAAAACGGCGCCTATATTTACGGTCGTCAGAACCTGGGCTTTATCGAAGGACGGATGGGGGAGATCCGGGCGAAGATCAATCATTCTCAGCCGAGGGACTGTACAGAGGTATCTTGCGAGAAGGCTGGGTTCGGGACGGTGGTTACCGTACGGAATCTCGATACCGACCAGAAGATAATCTGGCAGTTGCTGGGGCCGTATGATGCGGATCTGACCGAAGACAGCATATCGATCCTATCGCCGGTAGGGGAAGCTTTGGTGGGTCTCAAAGTCGGGGACAAGGTCTCCGTTGAGGTGCCCCGCGGGGAACTGCAATTTGAAATGCTCGATATCGGCAAGTCGGAATTCAAGTAG
- a CDS encoding integrase core domain-containing protein produces the protein MKEKLWLGVVACLAYCIDKELYHAIDYLKEQVRVLVEQQEKQNKRILLTNRQRMRIAAKAKRLSRKMLDQTTVLFSPDTVMGWYRNLIADKYDGSKHRGKVGRPQVDDEIIALVLELKKQNRRWGYQKITDQIVYLGYRISKSCVRNILVENGFDPEPDLTVRSTWHEFIQSHWEVLAACDFFTVELLVKNRLVRCTVFFVIEIASRKVFFAPVKPQPDGDFMKQMARTLTNCEDGFLKGKTYLIHDRDPLYRTDGFHALLKSSGIEPIRLPAHSPDLNVYAERFVRSVKSECLDYLILSSVEQLEYVLDEYSNYYHHERIHQSLGRIIEPKHQLDETADIRCIERLGGLLKSYHRLAA, from the coding sequence ATGAAAGAGAAACTCTGGCTGGGTGTGGTTGCCTGCCTGGCATACTGCATCGATAAAGAGCTTTACCACGCGATCGATTATCTCAAAGAGCAGGTGCGGGTTCTTGTCGAGCAGCAGGAAAAGCAGAACAAGCGAATCCTGCTGACTAATCGGCAGCGAATGAGAATCGCGGCAAAAGCCAAACGCCTCAGCCGTAAAATGCTGGACCAAACAACCGTTCTGTTCTCCCCGGATACGGTTATGGGCTGGTACCGAAATCTTATCGCTGATAAATACGATGGGAGCAAACACCGGGGCAAAGTCGGGAGGCCGCAGGTTGATGATGAGATCATTGCTTTGGTGCTAGAGCTGAAAAAGCAGAATCGTCGCTGGGGTTATCAGAAAATAACGGATCAGATTGTTTACCTCGGCTATCGCATCAGCAAGTCCTGCGTCAGGAACATACTTGTTGAAAACGGCTTCGATCCGGAACCTGATCTGACCGTCAGATCAACTTGGCACGAATTCATCCAAAGCCACTGGGAAGTGCTGGCTGCCTGCGATTTCTTTACGGTGGAGTTGCTGGTGAAAAATCGCCTTGTTCGCTGCACGGTGTTTTTCGTAATCGAAATCGCCTCCCGCAAGGTATTTTTCGCACCAGTCAAACCCCAGCCGGATGGCGATTTTATGAAACAAATGGCCCGCACCCTTACCAACTGTGAAGACGGATTCCTAAAAGGCAAAACGTACCTGATCCACGACAGAGATCCCCTGTATCGAACAGACGGATTCCACGCCCTGCTCAAAAGCTCCGGCATAGAGCCAATTAGATTACCGGCACACAGCCCCGACCTGAACGTCTACGCGGAAAGGTTCGTCAGATCAGTGAAATCGGAATGCCTCGATTATCTGATTCTGTCGTCCGTCGAACAGCTCGAGTACGTTCTTGATGAGTATAGCAACTATTATCACCACGAACGCATTCACCAATCACTGGGCAGGATCATCGAACCAAAGCACCAGCTTGACGAAACGGCTGATATCCGGTGCATTGAACGACTCGGCGGACTGCTGAAGTCATACCACCGCCTGGCGGCGTAG